In Dermatophilus congolensis, a genomic segment contains:
- a CDS encoding alpha-amylase family glycosyl hydrolase → MSEQCDETSSVGGGIAVEAFEACAPQTWAQASWPLGAHEAGRLVVTAEEILSGSVPPVRVERGHRGFCEDVPAEERVGCTFAVYAPRAQRVLLEFYAEAVGVDAAAEFDMARGEDGVWRARVQGPGHGTLYGFRCWGPNWVVDPQWCRGGSAAGFVADVDEVGDRFNPNKVLFDPYAREITHNLASDLISEHGGCADVFATGGVEVDGRARRELDSGRWAPKGVIVLDGTSTGARPFTHISDAIIYETHLQGLTAHPSSVRLPELLADVAGFGEVVGVPDELRGTYAGAAYMAPYLRALGVTTIEFLPVQESTSRNAPVGPEDPRENYWGYTTLAYFAPNRAYAHDRSLGGPTREFKDMVAAFHDAGIEVYVDVVYNHSGEGGHWEGDLDTVSFTSLGGFSTSEYYVLTAENRLVDGATGVSNQMNFSSSCTAAVTLDSLAYWLHDMGVDGFRFDLAPVLGRKPDEAERDDWEEQRRFFDQHPVLIGIARLGELAGAEVIAEAWDLWGYEVGNFPPGWSEWNGRFRDAVRRFTKGDANTDSFIDMMNGDYEHFYNEKDPGKSINFVTAHDGFTMMDLVSYNGKTNEALTWPFGPSDGGSDDNESWDSGGDQALRRTRLRNFLAILMFSRGVPMIVGGDEYGRGQNGNNNPWNLNSVGMWNNWAQAGSNAPMQLLVDPDDPENGGMYYDVFGVADCRETVNPILVFTRALTWIRHTSPELRQRYWGAYAGEEEVQYLFRDPSGRRWTQPGDRALQVRLGTAQSPDGDFVLLINMEDHEVEFTFPSLEEPCAEETELVEEEAAGPGGRWERLIDTAPWAERFYNVFGSLATAVRGQAYADQVREAIAEAEAQGMDVHEAIDSAAGVDADRVPRDYLDGDRYRMAPWSIAVARQTPPEPADEAESAEGQLAEESELVEQQE, encoded by the coding sequence ATGTCGGAGCAGTGCGATGAAACGAGTTCTGTGGGTGGCGGTATCGCGGTAGAGGCGTTTGAGGCGTGTGCGCCGCAGACGTGGGCGCAGGCGTCGTGGCCGTTAGGGGCTCATGAGGCGGGACGGCTGGTGGTGACTGCTGAGGAGATCTTGTCCGGATCGGTGCCGCCGGTGCGGGTGGAGCGTGGGCATCGCGGGTTCTGTGAGGATGTCCCGGCCGAGGAACGGGTGGGGTGCACGTTCGCTGTGTATGCGCCGCGTGCGCAGCGGGTGTTGCTGGAGTTTTACGCTGAGGCTGTTGGGGTGGATGCGGCAGCTGAGTTTGACATGGCTCGAGGTGAAGACGGTGTGTGGCGTGCGCGGGTGCAAGGCCCAGGGCACGGCACGTTGTATGGGTTCCGTTGTTGGGGCCCAAACTGGGTAGTTGATCCGCAGTGGTGTCGAGGTGGTTCAGCGGCGGGGTTTGTGGCGGATGTTGATGAGGTGGGGGACCGTTTCAATCCGAACAAGGTGCTCTTTGATCCTTATGCCCGAGAAATTACGCACAATCTGGCATCGGATTTGATTAGTGAGCACGGTGGATGCGCGGATGTGTTTGCAACTGGTGGGGTGGAAGTGGATGGGCGTGCACGTCGGGAGCTTGATTCGGGCAGGTGGGCGCCCAAAGGCGTGATTGTTCTCGATGGCACGTCTACGGGGGCGCGGCCATTCACGCATATTTCGGACGCGATTATTTATGAGACGCATCTACAGGGACTTACGGCGCATCCAAGTTCGGTGCGGTTACCGGAGTTGTTGGCTGATGTGGCTGGTTTTGGTGAGGTTGTTGGAGTTCCTGATGAGCTACGGGGCACGTATGCCGGTGCTGCGTATATGGCTCCGTATTTGCGGGCGCTGGGTGTAACGACGATCGAGTTTTTGCCGGTGCAGGAGTCTACGTCTCGTAACGCGCCGGTGGGGCCAGAAGATCCCCGCGAGAATTATTGGGGATACACAACTTTGGCTTATTTCGCGCCGAATCGGGCGTACGCCCATGACCGTTCGTTGGGTGGGCCGACGCGAGAGTTTAAAGATATGGTGGCTGCGTTCCACGACGCCGGTATCGAGGTGTACGTGGATGTGGTTTACAACCACTCTGGTGAAGGAGGGCACTGGGAAGGGGATCTGGATACGGTCTCGTTCACGTCCTTAGGTGGTTTCTCCACCTCGGAGTATTACGTGTTGACGGCGGAAAACCGGTTGGTTGATGGGGCCACAGGTGTATCAAACCAGATGAATTTCTCCAGCTCATGTACAGCGGCGGTGACATTAGATTCGCTGGCGTACTGGCTACATGACATGGGCGTGGATGGGTTCCGCTTTGATCTAGCGCCGGTGTTGGGGCGTAAACCAGATGAGGCAGAGCGCGACGATTGGGAAGAGCAACGACGATTCTTTGATCAGCATCCGGTGTTGATCGGTATTGCCAGGCTGGGGGAACTGGCTGGAGCGGAAGTTATCGCCGAAGCATGGGACCTGTGGGGTTACGAGGTCGGTAACTTCCCACCGGGGTGGTCTGAATGGAATGGCCGTTTCCGTGATGCGGTGCGACGTTTCACAAAGGGTGATGCGAACACGGATTCGTTCATCGACATGATGAATGGCGATTACGAGCATTTCTACAACGAGAAAGATCCGGGAAAGTCGATCAATTTCGTTACTGCTCATGACGGCTTCACGATGATGGATCTGGTCTCGTACAACGGAAAAACAAATGAGGCCTTGACGTGGCCGTTCGGGCCTTCTGACGGTGGCAGTGATGACAACGAGTCGTGGGATTCCGGTGGTGATCAGGCACTGCGGCGTACCCGGTTGCGAAACTTCCTCGCAATCCTGATGTTTTCTCGCGGGGTTCCCATGATTGTGGGTGGAGACGAGTATGGGCGGGGTCAGAACGGAAATAACAACCCGTGGAACCTGAATTCGGTCGGCATGTGGAACAACTGGGCGCAGGCTGGTTCGAATGCGCCGATGCAGCTTCTGGTTGATCCAGATGACCCGGAAAACGGTGGCATGTACTACGACGTGTTTGGGGTGGCGGATTGTCGAGAAACCGTCAATCCCATTCTCGTTTTCACGCGAGCTCTCACGTGGATTCGGCATACCTCTCCGGAGCTGCGCCAACGGTATTGGGGAGCTTATGCCGGTGAAGAAGAGGTGCAGTATCTGTTCCGTGATCCTTCGGGTCGTCGATGGACGCAGCCTGGTGATCGCGCGTTGCAGGTGCGGTTGGGGACAGCGCAAAGTCCCGACGGTGATTTTGTCTTGTTGATCAACATGGAGGATCACGAGGTCGAGTTCACCTTCCCGAGCCTGGAAGAGCCCTGCGCTGAGGAGACAGAGCTGGTTGAGGAGGAGGCGGCAGGTCCTGGTGGCCGGTGGGAGCGCCTCATCGATACGGCACCGTGGGCAGAACGGTTTTACAACGTGTTCGGTTCACTGGCGACTGCGGTCCGTGGGCAGGCATATGCCGATCAGGTGCGTGAGGCGATCGCTGAGGCTGAAGCCCAGGGAATGGATGTTCACGAGGCGATTGATTCAGCAGCGGGGGTGGATGCTGATCGGGTGCCGCGTGACTATCTCGATGGTGACCGTTATCGGATGGCTCCGTGGTCGATTGCGGTGGCTCGTCAAACACCTCCTGAGCCTGCGGACGAGGCTGAGTCTGCTGAAGGGCAGCTTGCTGAAGAGTCTGAATTGGTAGAGCAGCAGGAGTAG
- the cobA gene encoding uroporphyrinogen-III C-methyltransferase has protein sequence MHIDIDLQTATVVVVGPEREANWAVKRFAPLAAETIVVDDPAAVPAGGSVLVDVTGGAAKWAETVAALRVGRVTLCLDVPDSGGQIVLVGAGPGHHDQQSVAVRRELFNADVVFTDRLATYDDHVTIARLAPAARIVDVGKLPGAHRVPQREIEDRMLQAAQAGDYVVRLKGGDPFVFGRGGEEVAAAVEAGIEVRVLPGITSAVAVPESVGIPVTHRGVARAFTVVSGHEPLTEEQSRGLVQAGGTIVVLMGVATMVRSMGALVAAGMDPDTPFAVVERGFTDEERVARGVVGQVEAFVERESPAAPAVIVIGGVADVSLLQGGVGEVVS, from the coding sequence GTGCACATCGACATCGACCTGCAGACCGCCACTGTTGTGGTGGTCGGCCCAGAACGCGAAGCGAACTGGGCGGTAAAGCGTTTCGCACCGCTGGCGGCAGAGACGATCGTTGTTGACGATCCTGCTGCCGTTCCTGCTGGCGGCAGCGTCCTCGTTGACGTCACTGGTGGCGCAGCCAAATGGGCTGAGACAGTTGCCGCGTTGCGTGTTGGGCGGGTCACGCTGTGTCTTGATGTTCCGGATAGCGGCGGTCAGATCGTTCTTGTCGGTGCAGGTCCGGGGCATCATGATCAGCAGAGCGTTGCTGTGCGTCGTGAACTGTTTAACGCGGATGTTGTTTTCACTGACAGGCTTGCCACCTATGACGATCACGTCACGATCGCTCGTTTAGCTCCGGCAGCTCGCATTGTTGATGTCGGTAAGCTTCCTGGCGCCCACCGGGTTCCCCAGCGTGAGATTGAGGACCGCATGCTTCAGGCTGCCCAGGCAGGTGACTACGTGGTGCGCCTCAAAGGCGGAGATCCATTTGTGTTCGGCAGGGGTGGTGAAGAGGTCGCTGCGGCGGTGGAGGCGGGTATTGAAGTGCGGGTGTTGCCGGGGATTACTTCGGCGGTGGCGGTGCCAGAGTCGGTGGGCATTCCGGTGACACATCGGGGTGTTGCGCGTGCGTTCACGGTGGTCAGTGGGCATGAACCTCTCACTGAGGAGCAGAGTCGTGGATTGGTGCAGGCGGGAGGGACGATTGTGGTGTTGATGGGGGTGGCGACGATGGTTCGTTCGATGGGTGCTTTGGTTGCTGCGGGGATGGACCCGGATACTCCGTTTGCGGTGGTGGAGCGGGGGTTCACTGATGAGGAACGTGTGGCGCGGGGGGTGGTGGGGCAAGTGGAGGCGTTTGTTGAGCGGGAGTCTCCGGCTGCTCCGGCAGTCATTGTTATTGGTGGTGTTGCGGATGTGAGCCTGTTGCAGGGTGGGGTTGGTGAGGTTGTGTCATGA
- the aroD gene encoding type I 3-dehydroquinate dehydratase, giving the protein MDTTPLPTIRAAGAIGAGRTTIITPLVGSDIDTLREEITRAAATETDMLEWRADQFRHAHSVKAYADTLGQLTEHIASTGRDLPCCFTYRTVREGGNGSATETDYLHLIETIAGAGADFIDIEYRHPVGPTAIHVAQAEGALVIASAHDFTATPEVSAMVSLLADMENAGADIAKLAVTATTSLDLAHLFTATSLRHQKAQIPLITIAMGSLGAASRLVGAAFGSAATFARVAASSAPGQLAVDDVVTVLHLLERAAPTRDDNDDSTEH; this is encoded by the coding sequence ATGGACACCACACCTTTGCCCACCATCCGCGCTGCCGGAGCGATTGGCGCCGGTCGCACCACCATCATCACCCCCCTAGTTGGCTCTGACATCGACACGCTCCGTGAAGAAATCACCCGTGCCGCAGCAACCGAAACCGACATGCTCGAATGGCGCGCCGACCAGTTCCGCCACGCGCACTCCGTCAAGGCATACGCAGACACCCTCGGCCAGCTCACCGAGCACATCGCCTCAACTGGCCGGGACCTGCCATGTTGCTTCACCTACCGCACCGTGAGAGAAGGAGGAAACGGGTCAGCCACCGAAACCGACTACCTCCACCTCATCGAAACCATTGCAGGTGCTGGCGCTGACTTCATCGATATCGAATACCGACACCCGGTAGGACCCACCGCTATCCACGTCGCGCAGGCCGAAGGCGCCCTCGTCATCGCATCCGCACACGACTTCACTGCCACTCCCGAAGTGAGCGCCATGGTGTCTCTACTTGCCGATATGGAAAATGCTGGCGCCGATATCGCCAAACTTGCTGTCACAGCCACCACCTCGCTGGATCTGGCGCATCTTTTCACTGCTACCAGCCTGCGCCACCAAAAAGCCCAAATCCCCCTGATCACGATCGCCATGGGCTCCCTCGGCGCCGCCAGCCGACTTGTTGGCGCAGCGTTCGGGAGCGCGGCCACCTTCGCACGGGTGGCCGCGTCCTCTGCTCCCGGTCAGCTCGCCGTCGACGACGTCGTCACAGTTCTCCATCTCTTGGAGAGAGCCGCCCCGACCCGTGACGACAACGACGACTCAACTGAACACTAG
- a CDS encoding amidohydrolase, whose translation MPGRLFINAKVFTGRGEDDFASAFRIDGGRFSWVGGPYREYTEPADIPEAVRDVPTVDLQGATVVPGFLDVHQHPVLVATLAAGPSLMPPLVRTIPDIIKRLRYHADLAPENEWILGWGYDEMYLTERRQLTRKDLDLVSRDRPVFVRRSDLHTASCNSVALRMAGITRDTPDPEGARFERHSNGEPNGILTEFRAVEAVASAIPPMGRDHLIRELLAVGDHLTRHGIVGVGDDLAAVAATDILDILREAQQAGFAQHVNIYLPWTVLSDEIAAGKTRVLTDDDRFGRIKIAGTKVFIDGAISNATAWMARPYRGTFDQFGRRTINAKELRAAAEWARDNRVQLAAHAMGDAALEFLIDVVGDMDPWMTDVPSVQVEHASILPEPLQQLMLRSRMNFGIVTHSIFDFAEMDVYSANLSTRALVDAYPLQRIYRSFHASCLSSDSPATTWMDADNVFTSIQAAVDRTASNGTTLGFANALTIPQAILMYTSRAVRVAPHTGLGRIAQGAFANFVILDRDVFTTPAKELGQVRVASTWIDGERVYRRDT comes from the coding sequence ATGCCCGGAAGGCTCTTCATCAACGCCAAGGTGTTCACGGGCCGTGGTGAGGATGATTTCGCTAGCGCCTTCCGTATTGACGGAGGACGCTTCTCATGGGTGGGAGGCCCGTACCGCGAATACACCGAACCGGCAGACATCCCCGAAGCAGTACGGGACGTTCCCACCGTCGACCTCCAAGGCGCCACCGTCGTCCCTGGATTCCTCGACGTGCACCAGCATCCGGTACTCGTCGCCACCCTCGCCGCAGGCCCCTCACTGATGCCGCCCTTGGTGCGCACCATCCCGGACATCATCAAACGCCTGCGCTATCACGCAGACCTAGCCCCAGAAAACGAATGGATCCTCGGCTGGGGCTACGACGAAATGTACCTAACAGAGCGTCGCCAACTCACCCGCAAAGATCTCGATCTCGTTAGCCGCGACCGGCCAGTATTCGTTCGACGTTCAGACCTACACACCGCCTCCTGTAACTCCGTAGCACTACGAATGGCAGGCATCACCCGAGACACCCCCGACCCCGAAGGCGCCCGCTTCGAACGACACAGCAACGGCGAACCCAACGGCATCCTGACCGAATTCCGTGCCGTAGAAGCCGTAGCCTCAGCCATCCCACCCATGGGACGTGACCACCTCATCCGCGAACTGCTCGCCGTAGGAGACCACCTCACCCGTCACGGCATCGTCGGCGTGGGTGATGACCTGGCTGCCGTCGCAGCTACCGACATACTCGACATTCTCCGCGAAGCGCAACAAGCCGGATTCGCCCAGCACGTCAACATCTACCTGCCATGGACCGTCCTGTCCGATGAAATCGCCGCCGGCAAAACCCGCGTCCTCACCGACGACGACAGATTCGGCCGCATCAAAATAGCTGGTACCAAAGTCTTTATTGACGGAGCCATCTCCAACGCAACCGCCTGGATGGCCCGCCCCTACCGCGGCACCTTCGACCAATTCGGCCGCCGCACAATCAACGCAAAAGAACTCCGCGCCGCCGCCGAATGGGCCCGTGACAACCGCGTCCAACTCGCCGCACACGCCATGGGCGATGCCGCACTCGAATTCCTCATCGACGTCGTCGGCGACATGGATCCCTGGATGACCGACGTACCCAGCGTCCAAGTGGAACACGCCAGCATCCTGCCCGAACCACTACAACAGCTCATGCTCCGCTCCCGCATGAACTTTGGTATCGTCACCCACTCCATCTTCGACTTCGCCGAAATGGACGTCTACAGCGCCAACCTCAGCACCCGCGCCCTCGTCGACGCCTACCCCCTGCAACGCATATACCGCTCCTTCCACGCCTCATGCCTGTCCTCAGACAGTCCCGCCACCACCTGGATGGACGCAGACAACGTCTTCACCTCCATCCAAGCCGCCGTGGACCGCACCGCCAGCAACGGCACCACTCTCGGATTCGCCAACGCCCTCACCATCCCTCAAGCCATCCTCATGTACACCTCACGAGCAGTGCGCGTGGCGCCCCATACCGGCCTAGGACGCATCGCTCAAGGCGCCTTCGCCAACTTCGTCATCCTCGACCGCGACGTCTTCACCACCCCAGCCAAAGAACTCGGCCAAGTGCGCGTCGCCTCCACTTGGATCGACGGCGAACGCGTCTACCGCCGCGACACCTAA
- a CDS encoding glycerophosphoryl diester phosphodiesterase membrane domain-containing protein, translating to MEPLTPPPTRLLPPSSIKATTAFTKAFALFGKRPGLFIGISLLSNAVLLIIGAVTVLAVAFIALITAAGSFDSLGRVSISSGKLAAGGLAAAVVLLISAFLYLAVTVKINGMLYVLAIETEATRRPTYRDLSRSTKGLFRRALPTIAFMTAAIVLSIVLFTAVLFGIGVSGLEGPTAGIALLITLIAISVIVTYVAIRWCFYLATLTLETGKGLNPLRRSWHLTKGAFWRVFGRLILFNIAVGIVWFIVTAALGMAFGAPMEETFGNNPATSGGAVTANILSTLLNILFAPLMACFMSILYLDERRRRNEEDPAPTAHVIDAPWQAETTQWGQPQGQRYGATTPEPAAETPQRYGQQSPTEEPRYGQRVETNNETSQRSDDDKNTGNTPPSAGN from the coding sequence ATGGAACCCCTCACACCACCACCAACCCGCCTACTACCGCCCTCCTCGATCAAGGCCACCACAGCCTTCACGAAAGCTTTCGCCCTCTTCGGCAAACGCCCCGGGTTGTTCATCGGTATCTCGCTGCTATCGAACGCTGTGCTCTTGATCATCGGCGCAGTCACCGTCCTCGCGGTCGCTTTCATCGCCCTGATTACCGCAGCAGGAAGCTTCGACAGCCTCGGAAGAGTATCCATCTCCTCCGGGAAGCTAGCCGCGGGAGGCCTAGCAGCTGCGGTCGTTCTCCTCATCTCGGCGTTCCTCTACCTAGCCGTCACCGTGAAGATCAACGGCATGCTGTACGTGCTGGCCATCGAAACTGAAGCCACCCGCCGTCCCACATACCGCGACCTTTCCCGCAGCACCAAAGGGCTCTTCCGACGCGCTCTGCCCACCATCGCGTTTATGACTGCGGCGATTGTGCTCTCAATCGTGCTCTTTACCGCCGTCTTGTTCGGCATCGGCGTAAGCGGCCTAGAAGGCCCCACCGCCGGGATTGCTCTCCTCATCACCCTCATAGCGATATCCGTCATCGTGACCTACGTTGCTATCCGCTGGTGCTTCTACCTAGCAACCCTGACCCTAGAAACCGGCAAGGGGCTCAACCCGCTGCGACGTTCTTGGCACCTAACTAAAGGTGCTTTCTGGCGCGTCTTTGGACGTCTGATCCTGTTCAACATCGCTGTAGGAATCGTCTGGTTCATCGTGACAGCCGCGCTAGGCATGGCATTCGGCGCCCCCATGGAAGAAACCTTCGGGAACAATCCCGCAACCTCAGGTGGCGCAGTCACCGCAAATATTTTGAGCACACTGCTCAACATCCTTTTTGCACCGCTCATGGCGTGCTTCATGTCAATCCTCTACTTGGATGAACGCCGCCGCCGCAACGAAGAAGACCCCGCCCCCACAGCGCACGTCATCGACGCTCCCTGGCAAGCCGAAACAACCCAGTGGGGCCAGCCACAAGGCCAACGCTACGGGGCCACTACACCTGAACCTGCGGCTGAAACACCCCAGCGATACGGCCAGCAATCTCCCACCGAAGAGCCCCGATACGGGCAACGCGTCGAAACAAACAATGAAACTTCACAACGCTCCGACGACGACAAAAACACCGGCAACACTCCACCCTCAGCCGGTAACTAA
- a CDS encoding MarR family winged helix-turn-helix transcriptional regulator: MSRESTRRSRCAGMRPALSNTDVWLLGFIHEHENVRPTDLASWQDVDKSTITMQLKRLVAAGLVKRVASPRDRRSINVTLTVKGKAALANVHEQGIGFLADLLSTWSVEDRGELARSISRLADVMEARVAPVRDGCDAA; this comes from the coding sequence ATGTCCAGGGAGAGCACGCGGCGTAGCCGCTGCGCGGGCATGCGGCCTGCTTTGTCAAACACGGATGTGTGGCTGCTGGGATTCATCCATGAGCATGAGAATGTGCGGCCCACGGATCTTGCCAGCTGGCAGGACGTGGATAAGTCAACAATCACAATGCAGTTGAAGCGACTTGTTGCGGCGGGTTTGGTCAAGCGGGTTGCTTCACCGCGGGACCGCCGTTCGATCAACGTCACTTTGACGGTGAAAGGTAAGGCCGCTTTGGCCAATGTGCATGAGCAGGGGATTGGCTTCTTAGCCGATTTGCTGTCCACCTGGAGCGTGGAGGATCGAGGAGAGTTGGCGCGCTCGATCTCCCGGCTGGCAGATGTGATGGAAGCTCGTGTAGCGCCAGTGCGTGATGGCTGTGACGCTGCCTAA
- a CDS encoding plasmid pRiA4b ORF-3 family protein, translated as MTKGKFQSFNGNVYQFPRGGRDGQANRLDTTNSSEQTSSSTELPEVVTANITAPTQDRLAWSVPRITRMTLHVQLENSYPSTWRRIEIDASIHLDQLHEVLCAAMGWDGTHQHQFTFPHAPDPQQATLIPLTELEQLTHTRTIQPPQQNSHRDNDEESHTQVADVLPASGAVLQYSYGLAHRQQHTITVETIQRGFPGQPRARLIDGNPDRFEKEKAARRVQNVDLLEQPPPTPMLECLDPAVTDIAGIVDSHGWQALRHLIGASRLDTSSLIHEYVLTAQTDVTDISHIWTVDSNPTELPTYLDEQTCALMVEPFAQLLRQCGGPHGWALGADTTHRGPSNTGLDAELLDAAVGLRLIHIVDDHAYIHPELPYLDTPRDLAEIIARRLPLGGSEHACAAGVLALLTAASGVVSPALLADPTAQDPYTHHAARIARLCLDVVHGLGWDPREGDLHDPTVAFWGAQTWSVIAILSGGNGIAGRMPEAFPGTFPASDLAESVSLLARSALRMW; from the coding sequence GTGACCAAGGGCAAGTTTCAGTCCTTCAACGGAAACGTCTATCAGTTTCCGCGCGGGGGTCGTGACGGTCAGGCCAATCGGCTTGACACCACTAACTCGAGTGAGCAGACCTCGAGCTCTACCGAGCTGCCCGAAGTCGTGACAGCAAACATCACCGCACCCACACAGGATCGACTGGCGTGGAGCGTGCCCCGCATCACGCGCATGACACTGCACGTGCAGCTAGAAAACTCCTACCCCTCTACATGGCGCCGAATCGAGATAGACGCCTCCATACACCTGGATCAGCTACACGAAGTCCTCTGCGCAGCAATGGGATGGGACGGCACGCACCAACACCAGTTCACCTTCCCCCACGCTCCAGATCCTCAACAAGCCACACTCATCCCTCTTACAGAGCTGGAACAGCTGACCCACACACGAACCATCCAGCCACCCCAGCAGAACAGCCACCGCGACAACGACGAGGAATCCCACACCCAGGTGGCAGACGTCTTGCCCGCATCAGGAGCAGTCCTGCAATACAGCTACGGGCTGGCGCACAGACAGCAACACACCATCACTGTCGAAACAATCCAACGAGGCTTTCCCGGCCAACCCCGCGCCCGCCTCATCGACGGAAACCCCGACCGGTTCGAAAAAGAAAAAGCAGCACGGCGAGTCCAAAACGTAGACCTACTGGAACAACCTCCGCCAACACCAATGCTGGAATGCCTCGATCCTGCCGTAACCGACATTGCAGGCATCGTCGACAGCCACGGATGGCAAGCCTTACGTCACCTCATTGGAGCATCACGGTTAGATACCTCATCCCTGATCCACGAGTATGTCCTGACCGCCCAAACAGATGTGACTGACATCTCACATATATGGACAGTGGACAGTAATCCCACCGAACTACCTACCTACCTCGATGAGCAGACCTGTGCCCTCATGGTTGAGCCATTTGCTCAACTCTTACGTCAATGCGGCGGCCCCCACGGGTGGGCCCTGGGGGCCGACACAACTCACCGCGGCCCCTCCAATACCGGCCTCGACGCCGAACTGCTTGACGCCGCAGTTGGACTACGCCTCATACACATCGTGGACGATCACGCCTACATCCACCCAGAACTTCCCTACCTAGACACTCCCCGCGACCTAGCAGAAATCATCGCCCGCAGACTGCCCCTAGGCGGATCCGAACATGCCTGCGCAGCAGGTGTTTTGGCACTACTTACCGCAGCATCAGGAGTGGTCAGTCCCGCCCTGCTAGCCGACCCCACCGCCCAAGACCCCTACACCCACCACGCAGCCCGCATCGCGCGGCTATGTCTGGATGTTGTGCACGGCCTCGGGTGGGACCCACGCGAAGGGGACCTCCATGACCCCACCGTTGCGTTCTGGGGTGCCCAGACATGGTCCGTCATCGCGATCCTGTCCGGAGGAAACGGCATAGCTGGACGAATGCCAGAAGCATTCCCCGGCACATTCCCCGCCTCCGATCTTGCCGAAAGCGTTTCCCTGCTAGCGCGCTCAGCATTACGCATGTGGTGA
- a CDS encoding GlsB/YeaQ/YmgE family stress response membrane protein produces MLALGWIGWIVIGGLAGWIGSKIMGTDAQMGLVANIVVGIIGGLIGGFVLNLVGVNVAGGGLIFSFLTALLGAVILLWIVKMVTGRR; encoded by the coding sequence ATGCTTGCGCTTGGATGGATCGGCTGGATTGTTATTGGCGGCCTCGCTGGGTGGATTGGCAGCAAAATCATGGGTACAGATGCGCAGATGGGACTGGTTGCCAACATTGTGGTTGGCATTATCGGTGGTCTTATCGGCGGATTTGTTTTGAATCTGGTTGGTGTCAATGTAGCTGGCGGTGGGCTTATTTTTAGCTTCCTGACAGCTCTGCTTGGCGCTGTCATTCTCTTGTGGATCGTGAAGATGGTTACGGGGCGTCGCTGA